Proteins encoded together in one Manis pentadactyla isolate mManPen7 chromosome 6, mManPen7.hap1, whole genome shotgun sequence window:
- the B3GNT7 gene encoding UDP-GlcNAc:betaGal beta-1,3-N-acetylglucosaminyltransferase 7, translating into MEAGSRQVGLFFLGGEGRSQRPGEGPGRRGALPGERAPGPRSRPGQPRRRPTSSPRVCSLPSLLLPGGGGPPSAPKSRLGHSRRDASGRVTLGGSARPEPRAPSVKWVVSAAPPGGGLGRGPGAGGLGAPKGLTHLGRRGPSRPLLRPPGRGKPRRGRGPASARARPVRVPARRPPAAAPRAATRAPRSAAPARAAMSLWKRTIYKSVCLSLALLVAVTVFQRSLTPSQFLQETPSPTSGSQKAQKPSGHLVNPNSFWKNPKDVVTPLPTVSRGPQTWDVTTTNCSANINLTHQPWFQGLEPHFRQFLLYRHCRYFPMLLNHPEKCAGDVYLLVVVKSVITQHDRREAIRQTWGREQESAGRGHGAVRTLFLLGTASKQEERAHYQQLLAYEDRLYNDILQWDFLDSFFNLTLKEIHFLKWLDIYCPTARFIFKGDDDVFVNPTNLLEFLADQRPQEDLFVGDVLQHARPIRKKDNKYYIPTILYSKASYPPYAGGGGFLMAGSLARRLHHTSDTLELYPIDDVFLGMCLEVLGVQPMAHEGFKTFGISRNRNSRMNKEPCFFRSMLVVHKLLPAELLAMWGLVHGNLTCSRKLQVL; encoded by the exons ATGGAGGCTGGGTCTAGGCAGGTCGGCCTGTTTTTCCTAGGTGGTGAGGGGAGATCTCAGAGGCCGGGGGAGGGACCCGGGAGGCGGGGGGCGCTGCCTGGGGAGCGGGCGCCTGGGCCCCGGTCCCGACCCGGGCAGCCCCGCCGCCGCCCGACCTCTTCTCCCAGGGTTTGCTCTCTCCCGTCCCTCCTCCTACCCGGGGGCGGGGGGCCCCCGTCGGCTCCGAAGTCCCGATTGGGCCACTCACGGCGGGACGCCAGCGGCCGGGTGACCTTGGGCGGCTCCGCGCGCCCTGAGCCTCGGGCTCCCTCTGTGAAATGGGTCGTTTCCGCCGCGCCGCCGGGCGGGGGGCTGGGCCGCGGCccaggggctggagggctggGGGCGCCGAAGGGGTTAACGCACCTGGGCCGCCGCGGCCCCTCCCGGCCCCTCCTCCGGCCGCCGGGAAGAGGAAAGCCTCGGCGGGGGCGCGGCCCGGCCTCCGCCCGCGCCCGCCCCGTCCGCGTCCCCGCCCGCCGTCCCCCGGCTGCGGCGCCCAGAGCTGCGACCCGCGCGCCCCGCTCCGCCGCCCCGGCCCGGGCCGCCATGTCTCTGTG gAAGAGAACCATCTACAAGAGTGTGTGCCTGTCCCTGGCTCTGCTCGTGGCTGTAACAGTATTCCAGCGCAGTCTGACCCCCAGCCAGTTTCTGCAAGAGACCCCATCACCTACATCAGGGTCACAAAAGGCCCAGAAACCCAGTGGTCACCTGGTGAACCCCAACAGCTTCTGGAAGAACCCAAAGGATGTGGTCACCCCCCTGCCCACGGTCTCTCGGGGGCCTCAGACCTGGGATGTGACCACCACTAACTGCTCAGCCAATATCAACTTGACTCACCAGCCCTGGTTCCAGGGCCTGGAGCCGCACTTCCGGCAGTTTCTGTTGTACCGCCACTGCCGATACTTCCCCATGCTGCTGAACCACCCGGAGAAGTGCGCCGGTGACGTCTATCTGCTGGTGGTTGTCAAGTCGGTCATCACACAGCATGACCGCCGGGAGGCCATCCGCCAGACCTGGGGACGGGAGCAGGAATCTGCGGGCCGGGGCCACGGTGCTGTGCGCACCCTCTTCCTGCTGGGCACCGCCTCTAAGCAGGAGGAACGGGCCCACTACCAGCAGCTGCTGGCCTATGAGGACCGCCTCTACAACGACATCCTGCAGTGGGACTTTCTGGACAGCTTCTTCAACCTGACCCTCAAGGAGATCCACTTCCTCAAGTGGCTTGACATCTACTGCCCCACTGCCCGCTTCATCTTCAAGGGCGATGATGACGTCTTTGTCAACCCTACCAACCTGCTTGAATTTCTGGCTGATCAGCGGCCACAGGAAGACCTGTTCGTGGGCGACGTCCTGCAGCATGCTCGGCCCATCCGCAAGAAGGATAACAAATACTATATCCCCACCATCCTGTACAGCAAGGCCAGCTACCCGCCCTACGCAGGTGGAGGAGGCTTCCTTATGGCTGGCAGCCTGGCCCGGCGCCTGCACCACACCTCTGACACCCTGGAGCTCTACCCCATTGACGACGTCTTCCTGGGCATGTGCCTGGAGGTGCTGGGTGTGCAGCCCATGGCCCATGAAGGGTTTAAAACTTTTGGCATCTCGCGGAACCGCAACAGCCGCATGAACAAGGAGCCCTGCTTTTTCCGCTCCATGCTGGTTGTGCACAAGCTGCTGCCCGCTGAGCTGCTGGCCATGTGGGGGCTGGTGCACGGCAACCTCACCTGCTCGCGCAAGCTCCAGGTGCTCTGA